A portion of the Candidatus Roseilinea sp. genome contains these proteins:
- a CDS encoding hypothetical protein (possible pseudo, frameshifted), giving the protein MSADKAKQLGLKPMARFVSFAVGGVPPEVMGIGPTVAVPKALKLAGLTLDQVDLIELNEAFAAQALAVIRALELDLEKVNVNGGAIALGHPLGCTGAKLTVTLLHEMRRRNARYGMVTMCIGGGMGAAGIFENLS; this is encoded by the coding sequence ATGAGCGCGGACAAGGCCAAGCAGCTCGGCCTTAAGCCGATGGCGCGCTTCGTCAGCTTCGCCGTAGGGGGCGTGCCGCCGGAGGTGATGGGCATCGGCCCCACCGTCGCCGTGCCCAAGGCGCTCAAGCTGGCCGGATTGACGCTCGACCAGGTTGACCTGATCGAGTTGAACGAGGCATTCGCCGCGCAAGCGCTCGCCGTCATCCGCGCGCTGGAGTTGGATCTCGAGAAGGTGAACGTGAACGGCGGCGCGATCGCGCTCGGCCATCCGCTCGGCTGCACCGGCGCCAAGCTCACCGTCACGTTGCTGCATGAGATGCGCCGGCGCAACGCGCGCTACGGCATGGTGACCATGTGCATCGGCGGCGGCATGGGCGCAGCAGGCATCTTCGAGAATCTCAGTTAG
- a CDS encoding ABC transporter ATP-binding protein codes for MTASSPILRVIDLQVSYYTEAGRALALDRASLELYPGEKLGMVGESGCGKSTMALAMMRMIKPPGRIEGGKVFVGDTELTALSEEQMRRARLSLISYIPQGAMNSLNPVLRIEAQMRDAIQEHRPEMSKAEIQERIYHALESVELRRSVARMYPHELSGGMKQRVCIAIGILLGPKVIIADEPTSALDVVTQRQVMETLDRVQKQLGSAVILIGHDMGLMAQFVDKVAVMYAGKFTEISPVRDMFTHPLHPYARALIESLPTLDNKGVFKGIPGLAPSLIRRPSGCAFHPRCAHTMEICRNVTPALERLPSGRLVACHLYDRGGRWGERRTEDGGRGEHGRRRRASPTFSNTCMTPLLEFRNVTKIYTKGLLSRAATTALDDVSLKVEDDQPTILTVAGESGSGKTTLAMLLLGFIAPTHGQILYKGKDITRLQGEAKTNFRREVQAVFQDPFAVFNPFYPVDHLLSVPIEKFKLARNRREARDKIDEALNAVGLRPEDVLGRFPHQLSGGQRQRINVARALLLKPRLLVADEPVSMVDASLRATILESLRNLNREHGISIIYITHDLTTAYHVAHSIIVLYRGSVMEAGSIDRVIREPQHPYTRLLIDSIPWPDINRKWGQTEIVAREQEHGSIETGCKFASRCPFAMDKCRQAPPPLYPRCAGTGRRMLSLRRPTRGCARAAERGIAGVVGSTQAAAPACPAPVGWGAN; via the coding sequence ATGACCGCTTCATCGCCAATCCTGCGAGTCATCGATCTCCAGGTGAGCTACTACACCGAAGCCGGCCGCGCGCTGGCGCTCGACCGCGCCAGCCTGGAGCTGTATCCTGGGGAGAAGCTGGGCATGGTCGGCGAGTCCGGATGTGGCAAGTCCACCATGGCGCTGGCGATGATGCGCATGATCAAACCGCCCGGCCGCATCGAGGGCGGCAAAGTCTTCGTGGGAGACACCGAGCTGACCGCCCTTTCCGAAGAACAGATGCGCCGAGCGCGCTTGAGCCTGATCAGCTACATCCCGCAGGGCGCGATGAACTCGCTCAACCCGGTGCTGCGCATCGAGGCGCAAATGCGCGACGCCATCCAAGAGCACCGGCCGGAGATGAGCAAGGCCGAAATCCAGGAGCGCATCTATCACGCGCTCGAATCGGTGGAGCTGCGTCGCAGCGTCGCGCGCATGTATCCGCACGAGCTGAGCGGCGGCATGAAGCAGCGCGTCTGCATCGCCATCGGCATCTTGCTTGGCCCGAAAGTCATCATCGCCGACGAGCCGACCAGCGCGCTGGACGTGGTCACTCAACGTCAAGTGATGGAGACGCTCGACCGCGTGCAAAAGCAACTCGGTTCTGCCGTGATCCTGATCGGCCACGACATGGGATTGATGGCGCAATTCGTGGACAAGGTGGCGGTGATGTACGCCGGCAAATTCACCGAAATCAGCCCGGTGCGCGACATGTTCACCCATCCCCTGCATCCCTACGCGCGCGCGCTGATCGAGAGCCTGCCCACGCTCGACAACAAGGGCGTGTTCAAAGGCATCCCCGGCTTGGCGCCATCGTTGATTCGCCGGCCGTCCGGATGCGCCTTTCACCCGCGATGCGCCCACACGATGGAGATCTGCCGAAACGTCACGCCCGCCCTCGAACGCCTACCCAGCGGACGATTGGTCGCCTGTCACCTGTATGACCGAGGAGGGCGATGGGGTGAACGCCGAACTGAAGATGGCGGGCGGGGTGAGCACGGACGACGCCGCCGTGCGTCGCCCACATTCTCAAACACCTGCATGACGCCCCTACTCGAATTTCGCAACGTCACGAAGATCTATACCAAAGGGCTGCTATCGCGCGCGGCGACGACGGCGCTGGACGACGTCTCGCTCAAGGTCGAGGATGACCAGCCCACGATTCTGACGGTCGCCGGCGAAAGCGGCAGCGGCAAAACCACGCTGGCGATGCTGCTGCTCGGGTTTATCGCGCCCACGCACGGGCAGATCCTCTACAAGGGCAAAGACATCACGCGCCTGCAAGGCGAGGCGAAGACCAACTTTCGCCGAGAAGTGCAGGCGGTCTTTCAAGACCCGTTCGCCGTATTCAACCCGTTTTACCCGGTCGATCACCTGCTGAGCGTGCCCATCGAGAAATTCAAGCTGGCGCGCAACAGACGCGAAGCGCGCGACAAGATAGACGAGGCGCTCAACGCCGTCGGCCTGCGCCCCGAAGATGTCCTGGGGCGCTTCCCACACCAGCTCTCCGGCGGGCAGCGCCAACGCATCAACGTGGCGCGCGCGCTGCTGCTCAAGCCGCGTTTGTTAGTCGCCGACGAGCCGGTTTCAATGGTGGATGCCAGCCTGCGCGCCACCATCCTGGAGAGCTTGCGCAACCTCAACCGCGAACACGGCATCTCGATCATCTACATCACGCACGACCTGACCACGGCGTACCACGTGGCCCACTCGATCATCGTGCTGTATCGCGGCTCGGTGATGGAGGCCGGCAGCATTGACCGAGTGATCCGCGAACCCCAGCACCCTTACACGCGCCTGCTGATTGACTCGATCCCCTGGCCGGACATCAACCGTAAGTGGGGTCAGACGGAGATCGTCGCGCGCGAACAAGAGCACGGCAGCATTGAAACGGGCTGCAAGTTCGCCTCGCGTTGCCCGTTCGCCATGGACAAGTGCAGGCAAGCGCCGCCGCCGCTCTACCCGCGTTGCGCCGGAACAGGCCGCCGCATGCTATCTCTACGACGCCCAACCCGTGGTTGCGCGCGAGCGGCTGAGCGAGGTATTGCCGGTGTCGTAGGGTCAACCCAAGCAGCCGCCCCCGCCTGTCCCGCCCCGGTTGGATGGGGCGCTAACTGA